One Chloroflexota bacterium genomic window carries:
- a CDS encoding HAMP domain-containing protein, which translates to MNRLWVRLTLAFTLITLLTLGVVAVLANTRVGEAFRFYLSYRDPWRYEPLVQALALYYQTHGTWQGVEVLLERWQEVETILQQMPGMSQPMMGRMRSMTFAGGSRVQLVLTDANGRVLYSRMQRHPGRQLTPDEAAAAIDIEVDSRVVGRLVVALPIQSAILGPIEQRFFERLRQLLLAGAVLAGILGVLLGVAFSRTLSAPLQRLAVAARAVANRDFSQRVEVGGSTEIAEVSQAFNEMAAALEQAEQLRKNLMADVAHELRTPLSVLQGNLQAILDDVYALDKAEIASLYDQTRLLARLVDDLRELALADAGKLQMNLVPTDVGKILLNTSEYLTPAAGAQKVTLTVQVPDDLPLVHADPDRVAQVLHNLLVNALRHTHEGGSIAVSASTTEEGVEIAVSDTGEGIAPEDLPFVFERFWRADPSRSRNKHWPGGSGLGLSIAQSLVKAHGGRIWAESTLGKGSTFHFTLPLAQNGAG; encoded by the coding sequence ATGAACCGCCTGTGGGTGCGATTGACCCTGGCTTTTACCCTAATTACTCTGCTTACCTTGGGTGTCGTTGCCGTGCTGGCGAATACGCGCGTTGGAGAGGCCTTCCGCTTTTACCTATCTTACCGAGATCCATGGCGATATGAACCCTTAGTGCAAGCTTTAGCCCTCTACTATCAGACTCACGGCACCTGGCAAGGAGTTGAGGTACTGCTGGAGCGCTGGCAGGAAGTGGAAACCATCCTGCAGCAAATGCCAGGCATGTCCCAGCCCATGATGGGAAGGATGCGCAGCATGACCTTTGCTGGGGGCAGCCGAGTACAACTTGTCCTAACGGATGCCAACGGCCGCGTTTTGTATAGCCGCATGCAGCGGCATCCCGGCCGGCAGTTGACCCCTGATGAGGCAGCTGCAGCGATTGATATCGAAGTAGACAGTAGAGTAGTTGGCCGTTTGGTAGTTGCGTTGCCCATCCAATCCGCCATCCTCGGTCCTATTGAACAACGCTTCTTCGAGCGCTTGCGCCAGCTCTTGCTGGCTGGAGCAGTTCTGGCAGGCATACTAGGGGTGTTATTAGGTGTAGCCTTTAGCCGTACCCTCTCCGCCCCTTTGCAGCGACTTGCAGTTGCGGCGCGTGCTGTTGCCAATCGTGATTTCAGTCAACGGGTGGAAGTAGGGGGCAGTACGGAGATAGCTGAGGTATCGCAGGCTTTCAATGAGATGGCTGCCGCGTTGGAGCAAGCCGAACAATTGCGCAAGAACCTCATGGCCGACGTAGCCCATGAACTACGTACTCCGTTGAGTGTGTTGCAGGGCAACTTGCAGGCCATCCTGGATGATGTGTATGCACTAGACAAGGCTGAGATTGCCAGTCTTTATGATCAAACACGCCTGCTCGCACGCCTGGTGGACGACTTGCGCGAGTTAGCCCTGGCCGATGCCGGAAAATTGCAGATGAATCTGGTTCCTACTGATGTGGGGAAAATATTGCTCAATACAAGCGAGTACCTAACCCCCGCTGCGGGGGCTCAAAAGGTAACGCTTACCGTACAGGTACCCGACGATTTGCCTCTCGTGCATGCCGACCCCGACCGAGTAGCTCAGGTATTGCATAACTTGTTGGTCAATGCCCTTCGGCATACACACGAAGGTGGCTCGATTGCGGTCAGCGCATCGACAACGGAGGAAGGCGTAGAAATTGCTGTGTCTGATACTGGTGAGGGCATTGCCCCTGAGGATTTACCCTTTGTTTTCGAGCGCTTCTGGCGCGCTGACCCCTCCCGTTCGCGCAATAAGCATTGGCCAGGAGGGAGTGGATTGGGACTTTCCATCGCCCAAAGCTTGGTCAAAGCCCACGGCGGTCGCATCTGGGCCGAGAGCACGCTAGGAAAAGGTTCAACCTTCCACTTCACGCTGCCCCTAGCCCAGAACGGGGCTGGCTAA
- a CDS encoding response regulator transcription factor has translation MPQRILVVDDDPQIVRLLRAYLEKEGFQVFVAYDGNMALHIIRSERPDLVLLDLMLPNRDGWGVTRVVRGDANLAAIPIIMLTARVEDGDKILGLELGADDYVTKPFNPREVIARVRAVLRRAQGEPFLPKVIQTGPLRIDIDRHEVLLNGRPMHLTPTEFNLLRALAEHPGHALTRLELIEKGLGYSYEGLDRTVDSHIKNLRRKLDEVGGHGMGTALIETVFGVGYRLHSEPRQMKEG, from the coding sequence ATGCCCCAACGGATTCTGGTAGTGGATGATGATCCACAGATTGTGCGGTTGCTGCGCGCTTACTTGGAAAAAGAGGGATTCCAAGTTTTCGTCGCCTATGATGGAAACATGGCGTTGCACATCATTCGCAGCGAGCGCCCTGATCTGGTGCTCTTGGATCTGATGCTTCCCAATCGCGATGGCTGGGGAGTGACTCGCGTGGTGCGCGGCGATGCCAACCTGGCGGCTATACCAATCATCATGCTTACTGCCCGTGTTGAAGATGGAGACAAGATTCTCGGTCTGGAACTAGGTGCCGATGACTATGTAACCAAGCCGTTCAATCCGCGCGAAGTGATCGCTCGCGTGCGCGCGGTGTTGCGCCGCGCTCAGGGAGAACCATTCCTCCCTAAAGTGATCCAAACCGGGCCACTGCGCATTGACATAGACCGTCACGAAGTACTGCTAAATGGCCGTCCCATGCACCTAACTCCTACGGAATTCAACCTGCTGCGAGCGTTAGCGGAACACCCTGGCCATGCCTTGACCCGCCTGGAGTTGATTGAGAAAGGTCTGGGCTATAGCTATGAGGGGCTGGATCGCACTGTAGACAGCCATATCAAGAACTTGCGCCGTAAGTTGGACGAGGTAGGTGGCCATGGCATGGGAACAGCATTGATCGAGACAGTATTCGGTGTGGGCTACCGCCTGCATTCGGAACCACGTCAGATGAAGGAAGGATGA